The following DNA comes from Salminus brasiliensis chromosome 21, fSalBra1.hap2, whole genome shotgun sequence.
TTAATAACTGGGACTGTGACCTGTGCAGCTGTCATGTGATGTACTAGGTGTTTTTCCCAAGTGTTCGAGTCACAGCCCTGTAAATCAGGATTGTCTTTTATTTTAGTATGTCCAGCACTGCCGCTCTAAACCATTCGGTTTGAGCCCCCGCGGCCCCAGGATTGCACCCAGTATGGTGTATCCATGAGTCCTTAGCCTCACTCAGGAATTGTCTGGGATTTGTCTTAAGTTCCCATTTAAACCGCGGCACCGCACCATAGTTATCAGCTGGAAATTTTTGTCTAAGGGCCATGCCTAAATTGGTACAATGTGTCATGAACGGCTCTCCGTCAGCGCATATAGAGGTAAGCGCCGTTTCCTCTATGTCTCTCAGGTCTGCAGCCGTCATACATCTAGCCGCTACTGCCCTAAAGTCACCCATTGCCAACGCCTGTCCAGCTGTCAATTTATCCAGTGTCCCCAGCCATTTCCAACCCCCTTCTGCCGCAGGTGGTAACTTGTCTGTCAATGCTTGTAAGTCGCCCAACCCAAAGGGCTTGTATCTCATAGGCTGTCCAGGCACCTGAATTAGAGGCGCCTGTAATGGGGCTTTCAGCCCCACCTGTGAGGTACTGGGTACATTATTCATGTCGCCCAATGTATGCCGTCCCATAGCTACTGCATtttctagctcacgcctggctgTAATTAATGCCAATTTATCCGCTTCGAACCCCTCACTACCCATGGTCCCCGTTCGACTTACAtcatccttctcctcctctaccCATTCACCTGCTACTTTCATCGTTATATTTACTGGTCCCGTGTTTCCTGACACACAAATTCTACTTGGCTCATACGCAGCCGTAGGTGAGCTTATTGACTCTGACTCTCCTTTACTACCTCGATCAAACTGATCTAGTTGTTCTGCACACCACTGATCTAACTCTTCACATGCCCCCCCTTTCGGTCTCACTGATGCTTCCTGTCTAGCCTTCCGCTCCTGAAAAGGGGCACCCAAAGGGGTCGACTGCTTTTCTGCCAGCCACATTTTTTCTCTAGGACTCATCTCATGTTCGGCAGGGCTTGGTGGTAAAACAGTCACCCCCGTCCCATTGGTCCACTGAGTCTTGTGTGGCATACTAGGTGCCCTACCTGATTCCTCAATCTTAATTTCGCCTCCCGTCACCAGCAGGGTGGGGTACATGCCAGACGGGTTTTGTTGCGTGGTCCGTCCATTATGTctctatatttattatttttctgaaaTTACTCGTACTTCCGTTTAGCAACTATCCAAACATATACCTTAGATAAGTCTTATGACTTAACAGAATTTAGGGAATCTTGTTCCCAGGGACTCCAACCCAAGTAGCGAATTTAGGGGACCTCACCCCCAGGGACTCCAACCCAGTTTACCGTCACGCCAAAATTGTCGCGATCACAGCTCTAAGTCCATGATCAGCATGCTCGTGGATGAAGAAAAGATCACACAGAGAGCTGTCCGTGTTAAGTAGAAAAGTTTATTACAATATTCTGCAGAATACGGAGACCACACAGCACACGGAAAATGCCCGTAGTAGTCTGATGTTCGTACAAAAGTTGTTCCCTTTTATAGTTCTCTATAGGGAGTCTCTTTTGTTCAGATAAACATGTTTTTCTGCACGTCTCCCAAGCTGGTATAGTTACACCCCAACTGTATCTTCCCAATGTATCTTCTACTAGAACACTCTGTACTTGAACCTCTTGTCCTGTGGATTTGGATTGGAATATACGCAGTCACGGCCTTGGTTACTTTGATTACACACGGCAAGCTAAATTATTGTTCGTACCCCCGATGATGAACATAATCACAAAATGATACCTAacacaaaataaaggtgcacgtatttgtcactgtacagtggtacatctggtagtgaacacacactcacacacacacacgtgttaggggcagtgagtacacacacacacacccagagcggtgggcagccaactccagcgcccggggagcagagagggtaaagggccttgctcaagggcccaacagtggcagcttgccgagcccgggaatcgaacccacaaccctgtgatcgatatcccggcgctctaaccgctgagccaccactgcccctaatgaTGATCAACATAACCACATTATATGTCATAATTCTCACAAGACCCAACAAACAGCCATGCCAGATGGTTGCCGGATGGTTTTACCCAACAGGCTGCTTCTCAGAGCGAAGGTCATTTCCACAGGTTAATACTGGAGCAGCTCTTCTTCACAGGAACCCAGCCAGAAGACCTCCATCTCACGACTATTTCCAGACAGAGCTAATAAAAATGGAGAAACCTAAAAAAGAAATTCACGTTTAAATTCACCAAAACAGACACTgaatttatgtgtattttatattttatatgtaattttTGTTCATATTTATATGTGAATTTGAATGCATACTGAGTCCTAATAACCTTCAGACTACAGATGAACATTAGCTTATGAGCCAATTTGGCACATTTATCGCTACATCAAGGCGTAAACTGAAATGAagacacaaatacatacatttaatacatgttatatgtgtttatatacataATTAAGTTAATAATATGTGAGAGTGAGGGTCTATGGCTCCTACAGGTGTAAACAACAAGGTTAAGTGTAGCTacttcattaaaaaacacacaaaaccttCATTAAAATACTGCTAGTCGAAGTGTGGCTCAGTCTTGTGGTGAATTTTGCCTCATAACACGTTAATAAAGTCCTTAATTTAGACTTTTCCCTCAGTTTGTTGGAATACTGTTACTAGCTAGGTgcgctagcttagcttagcctagcttagcctagcctagcctagcccgGGCCTCAGAGCGGGAATCTCTGGAGCCCTCCGGCGCTCTCTTCACTTCCTGAACTCCTTCCTTTCACTTTTCATTCTGGGTCGCCCTAAACCACGGCAGAAACACCCAGTTTCACACGCTGAATGCTCGGGTCTGGGTCAGCAGGGCTTCTCGGGAGGTAAGTTCTTTATTCTGCTCGTTAttgggttagtgttagtgtgctGGGACTCCGGTACCAGGGCGCTCCGGTACCAGCGCTGACAACAGCCCAGCCTGCGCTCAGCTGTGCAGTCAGGAACAGCCGGAGCTGGACACAGGTCTAAAAGCCACTGTGGGGTAAAACTGGGCTACTTCAGGCTGTTTCAATGACTCAGACAGAAGTAGCTAAAGGAAATAATAGCGACCTAAACActtgttggatgtggtgaaggAATTGCTGAAGTACCGAGTTCCCTAAAGACCTGCAGAGGTTCTGCTGCGCTCAGCATCTGTCAGCACAGGAGCTGGAGAGCTGCAGTCTTCCACACACTCGGGTTCTGGCTCTAGattttggtctaaaataaaagtaaaatctCCAAAGTGAAAAATTTAGGGTGAAGGACACTGAAGCAGGTGCTGAACCATCAGCAGACTGAATTAAACCTCAAAAAGGACCTGTATGAACAGCCATGTGGAGCTGAGTGAGGGGCTGTGTTCCCAAAGtacataaatatacattaatacaaCTTAATAGTTTCTTAATAGTTAAAAAAGTGATATAAATCACTATAAATAATAGttatagaaatataaataattattctaacttgtaaaaaaaaccttgtcaatgaaacaaaaatgaaaactaaaaatgCTCATTAAATTAGGAAAGTCCACATGTGAAAATAAGGATAAAAGGGGcacaaaatatgtaatataataatatcatatgaTATAATtggttatataataataattattgttgCACCAAAACCGTATCGGTATCGGTatcagtatcggtatcggtatCATcgccgatactggcacttacacacagtatcggtatcggcaatAAAGAGCACTGACACCATGAAGCTTCCTGACGCCCCtattttattacttattttttacataaaacatttttgtttgcgTATTTTATAAAccaattataaatattataaacaattatatatttacatgttataaaaccaaacatttaaacaaccaaTAAAAGCcatcataaatagttattaccattagacagatgtttaaTGAACTTTCAGCACTTATtattttttcactgctctgaaatgtgaatttaaacaccagttaaaagctgtttggtcgatCTTCACTACCTGcaggtgtttctgcattgtggcaattgTAATTTTTTCATagcttattagatcttatttgggatcAAATATAAAAacgtacaacctataaaaagtggaacactatacatatcaggatttatagccgtcTGATGAGTATTTTAGTCTGAGTTTGTATCTGTACTCGGTGCTCAGTACTCAGTATCGGCAGGTACAGATGGTATCAATGGTATCGGTGCAGCTGTAActcttcttttcttattttttacatttaggtCAAGACATGGCGATGCTTTACGACCAGAGAAATGTGAAAAAAGGTACAGGGGAGGACTTTACAGTATCAGGACATATTTGAAttactattttgtttattttaaaatatgattcatgattcatttatttgttattattattatttattataatgtgaatcaggcagttgggctttacattgtatcagaatctcatgatgaatggaccaatataaatgctccagaattgaacttaaataaaacctttttacattgacttccattgaaagttaagatagACTAGATATTTAGtttatccattttttttttcattgctgTTGCAATGGTATTTCCAGGTCTTTCCATTGAACAGTGTGGGCTTATTTAATTCACTCCTAATGTAGCACATTTGATTGGACTGATCAAGCCTTAAGGCAAGGCTAAGCCTTTTGTtccataataataaacatattattGATATAGATCTATCTGTTATCTGTGTCTCTCCTATCTCTAATGCtatgtgtaaataaaatatgtttgtGTTGATTCCATATTTTTGACCTGTAGTCTACATACATTCTGTATCAGCTGTAATTAtagtaaaaataatagtaatttgCAATGACATATTGCTATTAGTGATGTTACTGCTACACCTACTACTATGATCACTGCAGGGGGTAGTGGTGGTCAGCGgctagagcgccgggctattgatgacagggttgtgggttcaatgcccaggctcagcaagctgccactgttgggcccttgagcaaagcccttcaccctctctgcccccCCGGGTGCTGGAGCTGGGTGCCcacaactctgtgtgtgtgtgtgtgtgtgtgtgtgtgtgtgtgtgtgctcactgcccctagttcactagtgtgtgtgtgtgtgtgtgtgtgtgtgtgtcaaataATGGGTCAAATGCAAATGTATCGCTGTACATaatgcagtgacaaatacatgcacctttacctttaaaagtAATATGCTTGCCATTGTTGCAATATCACAAAAATTATGACTAatactactattaattattgttactactactactactaataataataatagtaataatattaatatattataataagtatagtataataataatatagtaatatgcCATTGCTGTCATATTACTGCTAttgttactactactatatTAGCTACTACTATtaaactactactaataataataataataagaagaagaagaattatgatcattataattttattttcatGACTTTTATGCCATGTTTTAACACATTTAGACATTTCTGCCATATTACTGCTATTGTTACCAGTACTGCTGCAGCTACTACtgaactactactactactaatagtaCTATtggtatcctgataagattcaTATAATGTCTCTTCTGTCTCACAGCGGAGGACGCAGTGCAATCGCTTACCGAGGCCATCAACATTGGGGACAAAGCAGAGGCAATGAAATACCTGGAGGAACTGCTTCCTCTACATGTGCCTGTGTGCGTGCAGCTCTGCCCGGAGGTCTATTCTCGAGAGTCCTTCAGGTGCGTCCACTAAACCAGCGTACAGCTGTGTTCGCCGCTACAGCTATGAAATAGTCTGAGAGTTGACCTTCCATCACCTGCTGTTTGAACTCAGGTTGAGAGTCGGGGTTGAAGACGCTGTGTCTGACGTCAACGTACCCATTACGATGCTGGTGAATCCGGGCATGAGAATCGCAGAACTGAAGGATAAGGTAAATACGGCATttgacaataggacaatatgtCATCATCAagtgtgacacagatgtgcaaatgctctcacacacatacatagcgtgtctagtccctgtagaggactttgtggagcagataaaaatgaacccattggcaccattgGTGCTGgcctcaatcaaatcctcacagcaattctcctccaaaatctagtagaaagcctggacattcatccctggacagtaggttacaacaaaagcaggataaactcttttttaatgcccttgagtttagaagaaacaatgaatgagcaggtgtcccaatacttttgtccattaagtgtATATAGTGTGGTATAAAGTGCGTATATGTTGTGAAATATAATCATTTAGATTTAATAGCTTTGCCATATTGCACACTCCTAATATAGGACTGCAGTGTTATTGTCAGTCTTCACTTCTATGTGTGAGATATGCAGGAGCTCGACGTTGACGGGTAGGAGAAGTGTGAGACTCTATTGCCTCGTTTTTCTCTCTCAGTGACACCATTACATCTGTTATTTCCTCTTTGGGAAGTGGAAAGAGGTTGTACAAGACTATGTACGTCTCTGTGTGCTtttgctttttaattttttttatttatatgatttgatttatttattgacacAAACACGAACATCCAGAAGTCGAGAGGTTTGCTCCGATAGTGCCATAGAGCTCCGCATTTTAGCCCCAGTAAAATTAAGCTCATGCAGCTTGACTTTGCAGATGCTTTAGCCCACATGTCAAACAGCATTCCTGGAGAGCCTGGAGTTCCTAAAAGCATAAATCAGCTGAACAGCAAAAGCCCAGTTATACCTCCACTCGTCTGAGGGAGTGTTTGTGTTCAGAGCACTGCAGTGTTACGTATTTCGTTACAGATCAACCACGACTACGGCTTCCATCAGTCCCTGCAGTGTTGGGTTATAGGGAAGCGGCTCGCCAAggacacagagacactgttcaGCCACAACGTGACGGAGGACAACAACCAGGCCTACCTCTTCATCCGAACCGCCCAGGCTGCCAATCTCAGCCGCgagcagcagaagcaggaggaggagaacagaCGGCTCGGAGGTAAACAGACATCTCCTCTGCTGGGTTTGTAGTAGATTAATgagttcattaaaaggggtgtctacaaacattgcTGGATTTGCTTtttgattagataaactaggtgttggatgggaATTGGAAATACTGGCCTTCTTCAAGAAGAGCACTGGGAATGAATAAGCTAACAcactttcattcatttcacTTGGGAACTTGGGAAAGCTTGAGAATTCCAGCACTGTTCTGTAACACCAGTgattttactgtacatttagTGTGGATTGAGATCTATAGAGAGCTGTAGCGCAGTTCATGGGGGCTGCATGACTTTTACAGGGCTCTACTGACTCATATGAATGCGGTAAAAGGTCACTCAGCCCTGGGGATTTCACTGTTGCTCACTAGCTGAGAACATTCATCCATAAAATCCAATGTAGAGCAAAAGGTCAGCTGAAATGCTTTGTATCGCTGCCTCTAAGGTATAATTGAGAACATTGAGACGTACACCCTGCAAGCCAGAGGCCCAGCAGAGTTAGGAGCAAGAAGGAAGCAACCTCCAGTGCCTCCGAAACGAGCCCCGCGCCCACCAGTGAAACCCAAGCCGGTAAAGTGTGAAATGCTGTACCTTCACATCTTAGTCATAGGCTGTCATAGGCTGACTTACCTAATTACTATCACCTACTGTATGTATTGTACATGGTATGATTGTCATCTCATTCACTTTAATGGCATTTGTGCACCAGGATGGCTGGTCATGCCAGCAGTGTACCTATGTGAATAAGCCCACTCGGCCGGGGTGTGAAATGTGTAGCGCTGACAGACCGGCAAACTACGTAGTACCAGATTTGTATCAGCCAGATGAAGAGGAGGTCCAGAGACTTCAGCTGGAGAAGCTGGCTAGTCTGCAGTATGAACAGGTGAGCTGCGTGCTGTGTATGGAAGTGTGTGTAGTTGTGCCTGAACTACAGTAAAGTATATCTGCTTGTGGTTTACAGTCCATTATCGAGGAACGGGAGAAGAATTTCTTCAGCCTGCTGGAAATCGATTCCCAGGATCTTGTGAGCAACAAGGAGGAGCTGGAATGCACCATCTGCCTTTGCCCGGTCATGCCAGAGGAGGGCGCCACACTCAGAGAATGCCTCCACAGCTTTTGCAAGTAATGATGAGCAATAATTATTCCTAGAAGGAGTCTACCTATATAAAacacaatatacactatatgtccaaatgtttgtggacacctcttctaaagaatgcattcagctactttaagttgcacccattgctgacactgatgtgcaaatgcacacacacacacacacagctaaataCCTGTAGAAAAGAATGcaaatacaataggactctctgaagccgataaatatgaacctaatgccaggcatgggctagaggggtatgaagccccccagcattgagctgtggagcagtggaagaactgtgttctctagaatgatggatggtggagctccatccagtacttttttgggatgatttggagaGTTGGGCACAAGGTGGTGGTCATCATCCTGAACATCCTGATTTTACAaacactggacagtagagacagttactccaacaaaagcaagatcagcTATTGTATACAgtatcaggtgtcccaatacatttgtccttatagtgtatatCTAATTTGAAGTATTATGTGGCTCGTCTTATTCCACTGCTTAGTTCAGGATGAAAACAAAGGGGCTACATCTGTTAACTGTCAACTGTTAAATGAAAACTTGTCCAATCAGGATTTTTTTCATTAGACATTTCAATAATTGTATTAACCAGAAGAGATTACTGACTTTTTTCCTAACATCAAATGCTAACCACTCTGctatatattaaacaaattcaAGCTTATattattcattttgtttttttatcagaGAATGTCTGAAACAAACCATTGTGAACTGCACGGACGCGGAAGTGATGTGTCCTTACGCAGACGATGCGTATTCCTGCGCCTGCACGCTTCAAGACCGAGAGATTAAAACAGTAAGCTGATTGGCTTAAACATACTGTGAACTGTATCAAAACCATTTCACCAGAATCATCAGATGATTCCTCAACTGACAAGCTTCAACATCAA
Coding sequences within:
- the rbck1 gene encoding ranBP-type and C3HC4-type zinc finger-containing protein 1, with the translated sequence MAMLYDQRNVKKAEDAVQSLTEAINIGDKAEAMKYLEELLPLHVPVCVQLCPEVYSRESFRLRVGVEDAVSDVNVPITMLVNPGMRIAELKDKINHDYGFHQSLQCWVIGKRLAKDTETLFSHNVTEDNNQAYLFIRTAQAANLSREQQKQEEENRRLGGIIENIETYTLQARGPAELGARRKQPPVPPKRAPRPPVKPKPDGWSCQQCTYVNKPTRPGCEMCSADRPANYVVPDLYQPDEEEVQRLQLEKLASLQYEQSIIEEREKNFFSLLEIDSQDLVSNKEELECTICLCPVMPEEGATLRECLHSFCKECLKQTIVNCTDAEVMCPYADDAYSCACTLQDREIKTLLSPEEYQKFLELRLSIAESRSENSYHCKTPDCAGWCIFEDDVNEFTCDICNEKNCLLCKAIHKDMNCKEYQDDLRIRAANDTAARKTTEMLEMLVANGEAMYCPKCKVIVQKKDGCDWICCLMCKTEICWVTKQARWGPLGNGDTSGGCKCRVNGVLCHPKCQNCH